In Nitrospirota bacterium, the following proteins share a genomic window:
- a CDS encoding TonB family protein yields the protein MMEKIRFKHYIAISFFVHLTLLGIMQVNINQDIRFKPIDVRIVDIPSSLLPKEDILPRYPVLPELRDKSPTSKHRADKKQSLADASLLSPQRNEDISARKEGHPKESQDLLGTQQESQKPFSDLTSPKKWIEKLPLVTKNDIERLAKKYTPPAKPEESKRDITLDTDEFKYLSYLQKLKYRIEYAWKYPDDAKIKGIDGDLYIRFSILKDGALGEVLLLRSSGYKSLDEAALKALNDSNPFWPLPDSWKENELTITGHFIYYLGNLYLR from the coding sequence ATGATGGAAAAAATAAGATTTAAACATTACATTGCAATCTCGTTTTTTGTCCATCTTACACTGTTAGGGATCATGCAGGTTAATATCAATCAGGATATAAGATTCAAGCCGATTGATGTTCGTATAGTAGATATCCCTTCGTCTTTGTTACCCAAGGAGGATATTCTGCCACGGTACCCTGTCCTTCCCGAACTTAGAGATAAGTCTCCGACATCTAAACATAGAGCAGATAAAAAACAGTCTCTTGCTGATGCTTCTCTACTTTCTCCTCAGAGGAATGAGGATATTTCTGCAAGGAAAGAGGGGCACCCCAAAGAATCACAGGACCTTTTGGGGACTCAACAGGAGTCACAGAAACCATTCAGTGATCTGACGTCTCCTAAAAAATGGATAGAGAAACTTCCTCTTGTGACTAAAAATGATATAGAACGCTTAGCAAAGAAATACACCCCTCCTGCAAAACCTGAAGAAAGCAAAAGAGATATAACATTAGATACAGATGAGTTCAAATATCTCTCATATCTTCAAAAGCTTAAATACAGGATAGAGTACGCATGGAAATATCCGGATGATGCAAAGATAAAGGGTATCGATGGTGACCTGTATATAAGGTTCTCAATACTGAAGGATGGAGCCCTTGGTGAGGTTTTGCTACTCCGTTCATCGGGATATAAATCACTTGATGAGGCTGCATTAAAGGCTTTAAATGACTCTAATCCCTTCTGGCCCCTCCCTGATAGCTGGAAGGAGAATGAATTAACCATAACAGGGCACTTTATATACTATCTTGGCAATCTTTATCTGAGATAG